One Sinorhizobium sp. BG8 DNA window includes the following coding sequences:
- a CDS encoding LysR family transcriptional regulator, producing MDLRQLRYFVAVARERNFTRAAQVLHIAQPPLSRQIQILEEELGVPLIIRKTRPVKLTDAGRLFYEQALQVLGRVDQMQAATRRVGLNQNSVLSIGFVASTLYGGLPSLVRKLRRHAPELDIQLLEMISVQQISALKEGRIDIGFGRLRHSDPNVTGAVLREERLVVAIPKGTPLAETASPLPVTGLAGEKIIVYPKEPRPSYADQVLSLLHGHDARPREVQEVREIQTALGLVAADAGLCVIPASARQMRSDVHYRLLEGEGTTSPVILNHRVGDGSTYIKLIKQLIEEMYAENPPWLDLEHNLLHPPSAEE from the coding sequence ATGGATCTCCGCCAGCTTCGCTACTTCGTCGCCGTGGCCCGGGAGCGCAATTTCACCCGCGCGGCGCAGGTGCTCCATATCGCGCAGCCGCCATTGAGCCGGCAGATCCAGATTCTGGAGGAGGAGTTGGGCGTTCCACTCATCATCCGCAAAACTCGTCCCGTAAAGCTGACCGATGCCGGTCGCCTGTTCTATGAGCAAGCGCTTCAGGTCCTTGGTCGGGTGGATCAGATGCAGGCGGCGACACGTCGGGTCGGCCTGAACCAGAACAGTGTCCTGTCCATCGGCTTCGTGGCATCGACGCTTTATGGTGGACTTCCCTCGCTCGTTCGAAAGCTGCGCCGGCATGCGCCGGAGCTGGATATCCAGCTTTTGGAAATGATCTCCGTGCAACAGATTTCCGCACTGAAAGAGGGTCGCATCGACATCGGTTTTGGCCGCCTGCGCCATAGCGATCCAAACGTAACGGGTGCGGTTCTGCGCGAGGAGCGCCTGGTCGTGGCCATTCCCAAAGGCACGCCGCTCGCCGAGACCGCCTCCCCCTTGCCGGTAACGGGTCTGGCCGGTGAGAAGATCATCGTCTATCCGAAGGAACCGCGGCCGAGCTATGCCGATCAGGTGCTAAGCCTGCTGCACGGCCACGACGCGCGCCCGAGGGAGGTACAAGAGGTCCGCGAGATCCAGACGGCGCTGGGACTGGTCGCCGCCGACGCCGGCTTGTGCGTCATTCCCGCGTCAGCGCGCCAGATGCGCTCGGACGTGCACTATCGCTTACTCGAAGGAGAAGGCACGACCTCGCCAGTGATCCTCAACCACAGGGTCGGAGACGGATCGACCTACATCAAACTGATCAAGCAGTTGATTGAGGAGATGTACGCGGAGAACCCGCCCTGGCTGGACCTGGAGCACAACCTGCTGCATCCCCCGTCGGCTGAAGAATGA
- a CDS encoding muconate/chloromuconate family cycloisomerase produces MDTKPAPNAPTATRFPVIERVESMLVDLPTIRPHKLSVATMNGQTLMLVKVYCSDGIVGIGEGTTIGGLAYGGESPESMKLAVDTYFAPLMLGQDATRIPALLVRIGKMIKENRFAKCAVETALLDAQGKRLGLPVSELLGGRLRERLPVAWTLASGNTAKDIAEAEKMLDLRRHRIFKLKIGARAVREDVAHVTAIKAALGERAAVRVDVNMAWSETEASYGMKALAEAGCELVEQPVNSASALKRLMRRFPVALMADESLTGPESAFEIAKVHGADVFAIKIEQSGGLFNAQRVAAIADAAGIELYGGTMLEGAFGTVASAQVFSTFANLQWGTELFGPLLLTEEILTTPLNYSDFELTVPNGPGLGIELDEDRVAFFIRNGARKSISIGRQGD; encoded by the coding sequence ATGGATACGAAACCCGCACCCAACGCCCCGACCGCAACCCGCTTCCCCGTCATCGAACGGGTCGAAAGCATGCTGGTCGACCTGCCGACGATCCGCCCGCACAAGCTGTCGGTCGCCACGATGAACGGCCAGACCCTGATGCTGGTGAAGGTCTATTGCAGTGACGGGATCGTCGGGATCGGAGAGGGAACAACGATCGGCGGGCTGGCCTATGGCGGCGAAAGCCCGGAAAGCATGAAGCTTGCCGTCGATACCTATTTTGCTCCTCTGATGCTTGGCCAGGACGCGACCCGCATACCGGCACTGCTGGTCCGCATCGGCAAGATGATCAAGGAAAACCGCTTCGCCAAATGCGCAGTGGAAACGGCACTGCTCGATGCGCAGGGCAAGCGTCTCGGCCTGCCAGTCAGTGAGCTTCTGGGCGGCCGGCTGCGTGAACGCCTGCCGGTGGCCTGGACGCTTGCCTCGGGCAATACCGCCAAGGACATTGCCGAGGCGGAGAAGATGCTCGACCTGCGCCGCCACAGGATCTTCAAGCTGAAGATCGGCGCAAGGGCGGTTCGCGAGGACGTTGCCCATGTGACGGCGATCAAGGCGGCGCTTGGTGAGCGCGCGGCCGTGCGCGTCGATGTCAACATGGCGTGGAGCGAGACCGAGGCATCCTATGGGATGAAGGCGCTCGCCGAGGCCGGCTGTGAACTGGTGGAGCAACCCGTCAACTCCGCTTCGGCGCTGAAGCGCCTGATGCGGCGCTTCCCCGTCGCCTTGATGGCTGACGAGTCCCTGACGGGGCCCGAGTCCGCCTTCGAGATCGCCAAGGTCCACGGCGCCGACGTGTTCGCGATCAAGATCGAGCAGAGTGGCGGCCTCTTCAATGCCCAGCGCGTCGCGGCCATCGCCGACGCGGCCGGCATCGAACTTTACGGCGGCACGATGCTGGAGGGCGCGTTCGGCACGGTGGCCTCCGCGCAGGTGTTTTCCACCTTCGCCAATTTGCAATGGGGAACGGAGTTGTTTGGCCCGCTTCTGCTGACGGAGGAAATCCTCACCACGCCGCTGAACTACAGCGATTTCGAGCTGACGGTTCCCAATGGACCTGGCCTCGGCATCGAACTGGACGAAGACCGGGTGGCCTTCTTCATCCGGAATGGAGCGCGCAAGTCGATCAGCATTGGCAGGCAGGGAGATTGA
- the catC gene encoding muconolactone Delta-isomerase, translated as MLFHVRMNVNVPHDLPASEAADIIAREKAYSQELQRSGKWRHIWRIAGQYANYSVFDVSDNAELHEILSGLPLFKFMEIEVTPLLRHPSSIREDDS; from the coding sequence ATGCTCTTTCACGTCAGAATGAATGTGAATGTTCCCCATGACCTGCCCGCGTCGGAAGCAGCGGACATCATCGCCAGGGAGAAGGCCTATTCGCAGGAGCTGCAGCGCAGCGGCAAGTGGCGCCACATCTGGCGTATCGCAGGCCAGTACGCGAACTACAGCGTTTTCGATGTGAGCGACAACGCGGAACTGCACGAAATCCTGTCGGGGCTGCCGCTATTCAAATTCATGGAGATCGAGGTGACGCCGCTGCTGCGCCATCCCTCGTCGATCCGTGAGGACGATAGCTAG